The Palaemon carinicauda isolate YSFRI2023 chromosome 9, ASM3689809v2, whole genome shotgun sequence sequence ttatggaaattgggcagcacTCAGTTGGACTttaactaccacaaacacattcatatagtggagtaacattaccaattgtccaaaaagtgctgaaagctcctcttcttgctagcttgctaaaaaataagttaaatttggagctaggaaatctgcggtctttataaaaaaaaaaaaaaaaaaaataccataaggtCCAAcaggagagctttaatttcaggagatcgaaaagctaaactagttagtttagcatcaggaaaacaagaatgaggaagttcgagtttctcattaccctgCTTGATGTCAATCATATCAACCAAATAgggctgccttttcctttagacagtgcaTGACAAAgtcatctggtttgagtaaaggaggaactgttgcatcgacaccaacgAGTGCAGATTTAAgcgtagtccaccacttatgctcctagcttacaacagaaagggtttcttttgtggttacattgtattctttttcatttgaagcataaactctctgagcaaaatctctaagctgagtatagttattccaggtcaaatctgatctgttacccttccaaagatgacagacgtccttctccaaataagcacatctacaagcatcattgaaccatggtttgtccctaACTCATTACCTTAGTACACAAGAaggtatacgcctatcaattatattgactggATTCTCATTCatagggactacaggatcaacactactatacaattgtgactaattcaaacacaaaagatcatgcaaaatcacattccagtctgcttgagatttcacatatatcttacatgagtaagatacatcagggacaagctgctcagtcttcaatgctaatgaaatcaaggcatgatcagatgtcctaactggagaaccaaccttacttgttataacacctggGAAGTCgatgtatactaggtccaagcagttaccagacctataagtagctttatttattatttgctcacagcctgattcagaggcagagtCTAAGCCGTGGCGAATggtaggaaaaacagaatttaacaactccatatggtgagcattgaaTTCATCAACAAACAcagaagaggcctttctatcatcttcttagccataatggtaagaagacaatcgaagatagaatcattcatgtcagGCTTCCAGTAGGtttaaacacaaatagaagttgctaGGCCTGCCCCAAAATTTTagtacctgaatctcatgacatcaacattcataacaggacttatgaaaagcagggtactcagtcctaataaacACTGCCATTCcgctggccctagggatggcatcacatttcaacattattggcttcttaaaaccagttataaggagattagatgagggcctcatattagaaaccaaagtttctgagcactaaagaatatcatactgtctggacgcaactctaAGCTCTtgcatatttgcatgaagaccacgaaaatAGCAATATAGTAGACGGCATTGATGAAATCTATgatgtactggtcctggattttgctgtTTCTCCAGAGAAAATAAGAATTGctggaaataaaaaagatatgccTCATACTTAgcaactagattaacaagaatgataacaaaaataatctgATTTAAGGAAATTTAATGCAAATGATTGATCAAactcatagactatagaaaaaaaggcggaaaaactggtcaacatggaggagccgatacaccatgcaagtgtgctcgagtgtaccctcaagcaagaaaactcaaaaccaagacagtggaagaccttgatacagaggctatagcactacctaagactggagaacaatgttttgaatttggagtgtccttctcctcttagagctgcttaccatggctaaagactctcttcgacccttaccaagaggaaagtagctgctgaactatcacagtacagtaattagccctttggcgaagaagtgtttgataacttctgtgttatcaggtgtatgaggaaagacgagaacgtgtaaagaataggccagactattcggtgtgtgtgtagccAAAGAAAAGTGAGCCATAACGACagatagggatccaatgcattactatctagccagtcaaaggatccaataattctctagcggtagtatctcaacggatggctagtgccctggctaaCCTCCAGCCTCTACAAAAACATgtagtgataaagaaaataaactttaggcatagatatattttttctccttttgtatttattaattaagttacaaagaaaataaatgacgtaATCAGTATTCCCTgcaatcatgataaccaacgtttgttgggcgcTGTTTGTGTTGACTGGCTTATGACCAATATATAATAggatgagtaaaagtgaatatgataccacgtgtccactgatggaaaagactataattgatAAAGACCAATACCCTTTGCTTGATGGAAGGACtttaaggaaaaagaaagaaaggaacataaagaaaaaaagtgGGATCGGTTAAGAACTGGAGGACAGGTTAATCGCGTAAACTTTCAACAGGGGAGTTCAATCATTTTTCGATAtgggcaaactctctctctctctctctctctctctctctctctctcaagatcactGCACACGCTTGGCAGTGCCCGCTACTCAGCATgggcgaactctctctctctctctctctctctctctggatcactGCACACGCTTGGCAGTGCCCGCTACTCAGCAAAGTATCGTAGGGCTGCTAGACAGCGAATTGTTTttcttgaacagagagagagagagagagagagagagagagttcgcccATATCGAAAAATGATAATTAAGAAGCAAAATTCTTTAGTACTGATTTTGataagcatgtatatatgtatatatatatatatatatatatacatatatatatatatatatatatatgtatatatatatatatatatgtatatgtagaaggggctagcgttcgatcccaagtatgaggtagaaatttatttctatttgaacacgatgttgtgttgaaatttatccatatatatatatatatatatatacagtatgtaaatatatatatatatatatatatatttataaatgtatatatatatatatatatatatatttataaatgtatatatatatatatatatatgtatatatatatatatatatacatttataaatatatatatatatatatatacatatatatatatatatatatatatgtatatatacatatatatatatatatatatgtatatatataaatatatatataaaaggtgtattttgaataattagaaataatgcaatATGTAGCGGACCGTCCCCCTAATCAAAATGTGGTTTAGTTCAAGTATAAAGTAGCTGTAATTTCTTATCTCAGTAAATAATTCTACACTGTACAGAGACAGCTAGGGCCAGCTGGGTGGTGAAATAGGTAGTGTTGCGAAGTATTCCCAGTGTAAAGGAGTGCGGGCTATCGGAAATCATCGCCCAGCATGAATTTTACtgtgaaatttttttattgaataggtATTGCGTTATTCTTCGTCACATAAAACTCAAACCGCAGAGAAAGAACCCGCAATAAAGGAGGGCAAACcgtgagtgtctatatatatatatatatatatacatatatatatataattatatatatacatatatatatatacatatatatatgtatatatatatatatatatatattctttgtcacATAAAACTCAAACCGCAGAGAAAAAACCCGCGATAAAGGAGGGCCAACcgtgagtgtctatatatatatatatatatatatgtatgtatgtatatacatacatacatatatatatatatatatatacatatatatatatatatgtatatatatatatatatacatatatatatatatatatatatgtatatatatacatatatatatatatatatatatacatacatatatatatatatatatatatacattatatatatatatatatatatataaattatatatatatatatatatatacattatatatatatatatatatatatacatatatatatgtatgtatgtatgtatatatatcctcttcTTCTCCTATGCCTCgatataaagggcctcggttagattttacccgTCCTCTGTATCTTACGTATTCAATCCAATACTTCTCCCTTTATCATCTCCTTACGCTTCATATTCCCcaaccatgtaggccagggtcttacAACCATTTTCATGCCCTTTGGAGACTAActggacgtttggtgaactactctctcttggtgagtgtgaaacccatgcccaaaccttctccatctacccctcatcatgatatcatcaacatatggcgcttgagtaatctctattatagtttcatttttagtcctgtcctgacatttaactcgaaatatttttctgagggccttgttctcaaatctactaaatcaattggcgattgtttcatagtcataccatgactcatgtctatatagcaacaccgatctcactaaactgatatatagtctgatttttatatgtaattttgggcaatatgatttcaaaattttacttaacctaggcattgtgTGATTTCATTTGTTCAATCTTTcaatgaactctaattctaaaaaccctgatCTAGAGATCAtgcttcctaaatatttaaatgatttctaccttatcaatcctttctccttccaatgatatttcatcttataaTGCATACTCCGTTctgatcatctctgtcttccttctattcatTTTTCatcccaacctcttgtgatatttcatgcattctggtaagcaagcatcacaaatcctgtagtgttctgctaacaagaaaagcatcatcagcataccctaagTCTGGGAAACTCCTATCGCCAATcgagtctaatccttctccacagTCTATGACTGTTttaggcattacaaaatccatgaggaggatgaaacACATAAGTGAcgccacattcccttggagtactccactgtcgaCTGTCAATTCATATGATAAGACTATTAACATTAGAATTACACTTTCTATGCTCATAAATATACTTaatcatatctacatatatatgaggaattccataataacacatgactctccacaaaattagccagtgcacactatcaaaggctttttcatagtccagaaatgccatcaaaaaggggatatctatattctacgcattgctgtacaacatgtctcaaaatgaaaatttggtcagtgcaacttctaccttttctaaatcctgcttgttcatctctcagctttccatcaatctttctctccagtctgtttagaataatcatactaacaactgacgtaagtgttatgcctctgtaatcattgcaatcagtcaggtctccttttttgtgaatttcactaacactcctacctcccatttataaggttttgccttttcatgccatattctacaaaataattttgtaagtagtctgggaatcactccattttcagccagtatcatctcggcagttattccattgcatTCCGGagctttccatttctttagttttttgaggatagcttcgacaaTCAATATCAATCAgctatatctcctattcataacctaactaaagtgttccatccaacgttgtctttcttcatcttctgttgctataacagagccattattttctttttgacgggtatatgctttttcttcattgccccagtcaagatttcattgaacattttatgaacaattcttacatcaTGGCCAGTCCCTAAATCCATAgcttagtcagcctcatctgctttactgtctaaatattctctccagtcatttcttgcttttcttttaacctcgctgtcaatactgtaATACTTTGCATGGTCTACCTATTAATTTAATCACTTCCTTGAAAACTTCCaacaataaatttttgtctttgtctctttttcatagtatcccaagtatcatggctttctccttataactacgTGTCCCATGACTTCATTATCAACTgactgttcttcatctcttaaagtctccaaaactgcaaatcgatttctacattcaattacaaatgtttttctgtgctcttcttctgaatgattaattgtatcaaacctaggtatcctATCAacctttctgttgagtgctttcggtTTTAATTTCTAGGTGGCAATAAGgatctggtgatcactatcaatatcagcACCTCTATTTCTCTCATTAATGGCAATGTCATCTATTATAtttctgtaattgccacatggggaaGTCTCTGTATGCTTGTGGATGTTTTTGCGTAGATgagagagtacctccaatgacaagattgtttgctgaacagaaactaatgaaatgtgctccattatcATTTGTATCTTCGCCCAAACCTTCGACATCCATCACATTCTGTATTCCTAGATTATATCTGCCAACTATAGCATTGAAGTTGCCACTTacagttttcatatctctctctgagatatcatctattacactctccaatgcttcatagtattcatcttccatTTCTTCAGGGGACTCATTTGTTAGGACAGAGCAAACTattatactcatattgcactgctttaatttgaactttgctagtaacaatctactatttacagctatcCAAACGGTTAATGCCTGTTGTgtccttggtgtcatcatcatttctaccccttcCCTTCCAACAccatctaaaaactgttttgtaaatttacaaaacagtttttagataacttttttattccgaaagccaccgtactaaaagtaccaaagaagcaaatgtatgtgtcattaccatttatatataactataaaaatgttgaatgtaaacttgagaaagctctttctaatttgtatccatatgttaattttaagtttgtattaaaaaatccactatccataggcagcatgttcacattcaaagacactaccagatttgatgcggtcctcaattgtttatttatacaattgtcctaaatgtaattcaggaacttatattggttgttccaaccgtttcttgaggatccgcattgattcttatagaggagtcagtcaccgaacAAGttgcattttaaataaaaaagaattttcttccatacgtaatcacgctcaagaatgcaagcaatcaattaactattctaatttcaaagtactagcccaatcacccaatagctattctctgcctaccctagaatcacttttcattaaacagctatcccctactctccatcactcaacaacctctgttcctttacatattgcctaacgactttctccacttaatcttctaaccattacttgtacgctctaacgtctaaacctccccgtctttccatgtctcagtcttggattttatCATACtaggtgtttctttcttatccggagtttattttattttgtctgttttttctttaattctaggttatttatgtgtattattattttgaatcccagatctattatgttttgtgaattcttctttaaagttttctgtgtatttgttctgaatTTGATATTGCTCTTtgcctatatcattcatttaatcttttaatttttaatttgatgtatttggttttaatatattatattttagtatatatcatccacttaattttttaagtatttcgatgtatttgttataattcttgcctttttaactgaatttcattgacttaacgtaatgcCTATTGATCTttgttttaaattcccttttttagctccgatgatggaaaatgttgttcccgaaagcttagcaaataaactgtcgaaatgctgaagtatctgctttccttcgcctttctactatatatatatatatatatatatatatatatgtatatatatatatatatataatatatatatatatatatatatatatatatatgtatatatatatatatatataatatatatatatatatatatatatatgtgtgtgtgtgtgtgtgtgtgtgtatttatctatctatctatctatctatctatctatctatctatctatatatatatatatatatatatatatatatatatatatatatatatatatatatatatatatatatatatatatatatataatatcttactGTGGATACCTTGGTGTGGTGAAGAGTTGTGGTGACGgatgtggtaacattcctgactAGTGAACACCAGAGAAGTGTTCGAGTTCCGCCAAAACTCATCAGTTTCTGCAATTCACGATCGACCTTTAAAGTATTGAaagctttttcttatttttatgatcAGTAAAACTATACATGCCAGGGCTAAATATACttggttggttttctgtgaacaaTGAGACGAGAATCTCCCCCATCACCAAACCTCAATGGCCAGTGTGGTGAGTAAATCTAACGGAACCCCAAATCTAAATTTACATGCTTGAGGGCTTTGCAGTGGAATAAAAatgactgcttatatatatatatatatatatatatatatatatatatatatatatatacatatatatatatatatatcacctacgtAATATGATTGATAGTGTTATGAGACCATATCAATTATGAACAAGGtcttaagtaatgttcttttataatttcatgagGTACCacgtcatatttgagagaaaatagGCAATagttttgggtaccatgtgctttggaattttctaaAAAAACTTAGGGataggatattatctttttttttctactttgggGATAAAAGCTGGGGGAACTAGCTGACTGAGAGTGCTCGTCTCGCTGTTGTAAGAATAAGCGTTTGAGACGTTTGAGACGGCAATACATGGTAACTCTTATGCTTTTGCAGGGCCCTCATACTTCCCAGTTCTTTAGGAAGTTTCATAAATAaggctaagtttcatatataaggtgacACTATGGTTAGATACAGAGATAGAGATTTCAAGCTGTAAGATTGCCATCTCTCCCCTCTCTCCAGCGCagagctcagagtattgttttaaaagtgttcattacCTATattgtgccctctccaaagtgattttgtaccccacatataccgtgtgtagtgagtacttataaaaattctcttagagtttttgtaatcggacctgtaggaaggtgataggtttcTAGTATtgggatctggttatctattttcattaagtgtcaaccttAAATATTATATTGAggtttaatttccagtgaaacagatgattatataattttcataagtgatatttctttttcttagtctaaggtttattcagatataatagttcaagtcaagttagtATACTTATAAAATTTTTGTCTCAATCCAAGTTCTACTCaggcttaatatttcaagtgatttaattgtttaatgtaaattctttcaaagttttgtaatttatatagaatgtatcTATTTTTGTAGAGCTTAATactccaatcaccattgtttagaatagttacgctcgtatcctgttaatgaaacGTAGAAAGTTTATTGGCAATGATGATTACCCagcttagttttgagtgtacttaagagacttttggatgttcagtgttttgtatattgctgtctgggagctatTCAACTGTTTTAGTGTTCGTGTATTAGTATTTTAAAGagtaacagttttaatataaaagcaaacaagtgagtttggaattcaagaggctAATCAACTTATCAGTCGtattatacataatattatatgtttgtttagtaaaattatatatatatatatatatatatatatatatatatatatatatataa is a genomic window containing:
- the LOC137646406 gene encoding craniofacial development protein 2-like — encoded protein: MSFGGTRTLLWCSLVRNVTTSVTTTLHHTKFLDGVGREGVEMMMTPRTQQALTVWIAVNSRLLLAKFKLKQCNMSIIVCSVLTNESPEEMEDEYYEALESVIDDISERDMKTVSGNFNAIVGRYNLGIQNVMDVEGLGEDTNDNGAHFISFCSANNLVIGGTLSSTQKHPQAYRDFPMWQLQKYNR